In Gossypium arboreum isolate Shixiya-1 chromosome 6, ASM2569848v2, whole genome shotgun sequence, the following are encoded in one genomic region:
- the LOC108483591 gene encoding myb family transcription factor PHL7 — translation MYHPKTVPGSSLVRSNSLVHGQHLDCGASSMDPVSGGNSSNPNLASKQRLRWTHELHDRFVDAVAQLGGPDRATPKGVLRVMGVQGLTIYHVKSHLQKYRLAKYLPDSSSDGKKPDKKETGDMLSNLDGSSGMQITEALKLQMEVQKRLHEQLEVQRQLQLRIEAQGKYLKKIIEEQRLGGVLAEAPGTGASVPALGDNGLESEKKTDPATPAPTSESPLQDKAAKEGTSAKSHSVDESFSSHHEPLTPDSGCHVGSPAGSPKGEMLKKKQRVSMAGAFAKPEMVLPHQILDSSINASYQQSQSVFMREQFNPSSGISIRNENQSGKGSGTEL, via the exons ATGTATCATCCAAAGACTGTTCCAGGTTCGAGTTTAGTTCGCAGCAACTCTTTAGTTCATGGTCAGCATTTAGATTGTGGTGCTAGTTCAATGGACCCTGTAAGTGGAGGAAACTCCAGCAACCCTAATCTTGCATCGAAGCAACGATTGCGCTGGACACATGAGCTCCATGACCGCTTTGTCGATGCTGTAGCTCAACTTGGTGGGCCAGATC GAGCCACACCAAAAGGAGTTCTTAGAGTCATGGGTGTGCAGGGTTTGACAATATACCATGTCAAAAGCCATTTACAG AAATATCGACTTGCAAAATATCTCCCTGATTCTTCTTCTGATG GTAAAAAGCCTGACAAGAAAGAAACTGGAGACATGCTATCCAATTTGGATGGTTCATC TGGCATGCAAATTACTGAAGCTCTAAAGTTGCAGATGGAGGTGCAAAAGCGCTTACATGAACAACTGGAG GTGCAGAGACAGCTACAATTACGGATAGAGGCTCAAGGAAAGTATTTAAAGAAGATTATTGAAGAGCAGCGCCTTGGTGGAGTCCTTGCAGAAGCACCTGGCACAGGAGCTTCAGTCCCAGCGTTGGGTGACAATGGCCTGGAATCTGAGAAGAAGACTGACCCTGCAACTCCAGCCCCAACTTCAGAATCTCCTTTGCAGGATAAGGCTGCGAAAGAAGGAACTTCTGCGAAGAGCCACTCTGTAGATGAGTCTTTCTCATCTCATCATGAGCCTTTGACCCCAGATTCTGGTTGCCATGTGGGTTCTCCAGCAGGGAGTCCTAAAGGGGAGATGTTGAAGAAGAAGCAACGGGTGAGCATGGCTGGAGCATTTGCAAAACCGGAGATGGTACTTCCACACCAGATACTAGATTCGAGCATAAATGCCTCCTATCAACAATCGCAGTCAGTTTTCATGAGAGAGCAATTTAATCCTTCATCTGGAATATCGATCAGAAATGAGAATCAATCAGGGAAGGGTTCAGGAACGGAGCTGTAG
- the LOC108480375 gene encoding protein PHR1-LIKE 2-like codes for MDMYHPSSRLSSQEEMLNNLNRKGIGEPYLVLTSDPKPRLRWTADLHDRFVDAVTQLGGPNKATPKAIMRTMNVKGLTLFHLKSHLQKYRLGKQSGKDMGEGPKDGISASYLLESPGTNNSTINLSTADVNEGYEVREALRAQMEVQSKLHLQLEAEKHLQIRQDAERKYMAMLERACKMLADHFIGSGAVTETDNLEFGSKMLRNYSVDPLGFYSSQSAEVENACGQEEEMPSGLHSQRGDGSTESCLTSQESPGGLTMEGSPVEGKKKMVNMEATTGSVIWGDTRVNPQGLTGYGM; via the exons ATGGATATGTATCATCCAAGTTCAAGGCTCTCATCACAAGAAGAAATGCTTAATAATCTCAATCGCAAAGGTATAGGAGAGCCTTACCTCGTCTTGACTTCCGATCCTAAGCCTCGTCTCCGTTGGACTGCTGACCTCCATGACCGATTCGTCGACGCCGTCACACAACTTGGTGGCCCTAACA AAGCTACACCAAAGGCTATCATGCGGACAATGAATGTGAAAGGATTGACTCTTTTTCACTTAAAGAGTCACCTGCAG AAATACAGGTTAGGTAAGCAGTCAGGGAAGGATATGGGTGAGGGACCAAAAGATG GGATATCAGCTTCATATCTTTTAGAAAGCCCTGGAACCAATAATTCTACCATTAACTTGTCAACTGCCGACGTGAATGA GGGTTATGAGGTAAGGGAGGCATTAAGGGCACAGATGGAAGTACAGAGTAAATTACATTTGCAACTTGAG GCTGAAAAGCACTTGCAGATTCGCCAGGATGCAGAACGAAAATATATGGCCATGCTTGAGAGAGCTTGTAAGATGCTTGCCGATCATTTTATCGGAAGTGGTGCAGTTACCGAAACAGATAACCTGGAATTTGGTAGTAAGATGCTGAGAAATTATTCTGTTGATCCACTGGGATTCTACTCCTCCCAATCCGCTGAGGTGGAGAATGCATGCGGCCAGGAAGAAGAAATGCCATCCGGTCTGCATTCACAGAGGGGCGATGGTTCTACTGAAAGCTGCCTAACTTCACAGGAGAGTCCAGGAGGATTAACAATGGAGGGATCACCTGTTGAAGGGAAGAAAAAGATGGTTAACATGGAGGCAACAACAGGATCTGTGATATGGGGTGATACCAGGGTTAATCCCCAAGGGTTAACTGGATATGGAATGTAG
- the LOC108480212 gene encoding probable E3 ubiquitin-protein ligase EDA40, protein MGVGSTASSKLKKAAKKIVVAACGSFSKNTPPSPPPPPPPAMSMSPLKPKNKLEALSAGIEAESITNHNDLASKNICAICLEALSYSSGSSPGQAIFTAQCSHAFHFSCISSNVRHGSITCPICRAHWTQLPRNLNPPACSLSCNQNDPVFRILDDSIATFRVHRRSFLRSARYDDDDPIEPDHTQNHPRIDLALVPLQPTVLTHPCCFRHQPGSHPSFQMPGVGHVSNHHHHHHQFSSSSSSTLQLQPPSGQTPSYMCSPSNSRPAYLSIKLAHPRATDMVLIASPNGPHLRLLKQSMALVVFSLRPIDRLAIVTYSSAAARVFPLRRMTSYGKRTALQVIDRLFYMGQADPVEGLKKGIKILEDRAHKNPQSCILHLSDSPTRSYHAMNLQFPIPIHRFHVGFGFGTSNGFVMHEFEEFLTQLLGGVVREVQLRIGEEGRIIRLGDLRGGEERRILMDLGECVHVSVGYSYVEGGSEECMKTGETMVSVEDKRETEDGNRENGINIVGGRTSSVENWDYHDPYMARRWAKHLHGYRF, encoded by the exons ATGGGGGTAGGTTCAACTGCATCTTCTAAGCTCAAAAAAGCTGCTAAAAAAATTGTGGTCGCTGCATGTGGTTCTTTCTCAAAGAATACTCCTCCTTCTCCTCCACCTCCTCCTCCTCCTGCt ATGTCAATGTCACCATTGAAACCAAAGAATAAGTTGGAAGCATTATCAGCTGGAATTGAAGCAGAATCCATCACCAACCATAATGACCTTGCATCCAAG AATATTTGTGCAATATGTTTGGAGGCTCTGAGTTACAGTTCTGGTAGCAGTCCAGGGCAAGCAATATTTACAGCTCAGTGTTCTCATGCATTCCACTTTTCCTGCATATCCTCGAATGTTCGCCATGGTAGCATCACCTGCCCTATTTGCCGTGCTCATTGGACCCAGTTGCCACGCAACTTAAATCCACCTGCATGTTCACTCTCTTGCAACCAAAATGACCCTGTTTTTCGTATCCTGGATGATTCTATTGCTACTTTCCGGGTTCATAGACGCTCCTTCCTTCGATCAGCACGCTATGATGATGATGACCCTATTGAGCCTGATCACACACAAAATCACCCCCGTATTGATTTAGCTTTGGTTCCCCTCCAACCAACAGTTTTGACTCACCCTTGCTGCTTTCGGCATCAACCTGGTTCACATCCATCTTTTCAGATGCCGGGAGTTGGGCACGTCTCAAACCATCATCACCATCATCATCAATTCAGCAGCtcctcctcatcaactttacagTTGCAACCACCAAGTGGACAAACACCTTCCTACATGTGCTCCCCCTCAAACAGTAGACCAGCCTATCTCAGCATAAAATTAGCACATCCACGAGCTACGGACATGGTCTTGATTGCAAGCCCCAATGGACCACACTTGAGGCTTCTAAAACAGTCCATGGCGTTAGTGGTATTCTCCCTCCGACCAATTGATCGTTTGGCCATCGTCACATACTCATCTGCTGCAGCACGTGTGTTCCCTCTCCGGCGCATGACATCCTATGGAAAGAGAACAGCCTTACAAGTTATCGATCGCCTTTTCTACATGGGTCAAGCTGATCCAGTAGAAGGGCTCAAGAAAGGGATAAAGATACTTGAAGATCGTGCACATAAGAATCCACAGTCATGCATCTTGCATTTGTCTGATAGTCCAACGAGATCATACCACGCCATGAACCTTCAATTCCCTATTCCTATACATCGGTTTCACGTTGGATTCGGCTTTGGCACCTCTAATGGGTTTGTGATGCATGAATTTGAAGAGTTCCTAACACAATTATTGGGAGGTGTAGTTAGAGAAGTTCAATTGAGAATCGGGGAGGAAGGGCGAATCATAAGGCTTGGGGATCTACGAGGTGGCGAAGAGAGAAGGATATTAATGGACTTAGGTGAGTGTGTACATGTATCTGTAGGGTATAGCTATGTGGAAGGAGGAAGTGAAGAATGCATGAAAACAGGGGAAACAATGGTGAGTGTAGAGGATAAGAGGGAAACAGAAGATGGCAACAGAGAGAATGGTATTAACATTGTTGGGGGAAGGACAAGCAGTGTTGAGAATTGGGATTACCATGATCCTTACATGGCTAGAAGATGGGCTAAACATTTGCATGGATACAGGTTCTGA